The following proteins are co-located in the Chlorocebus sabaeus isolate Y175 chromosome 21, mChlSab1.0.hap1, whole genome shotgun sequence genome:
- the KRBA1 gene encoding protein KRBA1 isoform X6, producing MRENYETLVSVGTAELLPLSAFLSPSESGGAVVGGSHADEGQEPAGGGGPQWGQPRHSLHLTALVQLVKEIPEFLFGEVKGSMDSPESESRGASLDGERASPEAVAREPCPLRGLLSCLPDGPAGQPRLAATPTDSLCSSGPTGDGVQGSPLPIKTGDKPWPTRKEDPGAPGAPGGEPSPPTLSLSRRKSHREQERGTSEAGISPGNSPLQGLINCLKEILVPGPQHPETSPSFLPPLPSLGTSRLTRTDLGSGSPPWAVKTEAASGDCPLQGLLNCLKELPEAQDRHPSPSGVGNPRLQENPGAWKRGSGGPGHLLTPPPRPGLGAGSLLSVKMENSWVQSPPGPASCQPGRQPLSPSATGDIRGVPQPSWGPEAQAASASSSPLEALEACLKGIPPSGSSPSQLPATSCSQNPQPGDSGSQRPELQPHRSHSEEVTREPVVPLSLQGCVRDGPTRPPAPRGTPTSFSSSSSTDWDLDFGSPVGNQGQQPGKGTPPGSSPLQGLENCLKEIPVPVLRPAWPCSSAADRGPRRVEPRNWTADKEGLRAEAWESARLGHGRGEVPTRSLRLVSPQVFTSSCVPACHQRGLKDPGATRPGVWRWLPEGPAPKPSPLHCLESALRGILPVRPLRFACVAGPSPSPSPGSSSSFSGSEGEDPRPEPELWRPLLQERDRLPSCKPPVPLSPCPGGTPAGSSGSSPGEDPRRTEPRYCSGLGAGTAGDPCPVSRLEKRPRVSEASRGLELGHGRPRVAAKIHGRLLPQVPPEPPRESPPPELPPQEAAPLVLPASSPQPPCHCGKPLQQELHSLGAALAEKLDRLATALAGLAQEVATMRTQVNRLGRRPQGPGPMGQPSWMWTLPRGPRWAHGSGHRHLPYWRQKGPTRPKPKILRGQGEGCRAGDPPGLSRGTARRAPPLPPDAPPAEPPGLHCSSSQQLLSSAPSCHAAPPAHPLLGHTGGHQSPLPPLLPAALPLQGASPPAASADADVPTSGVAPAGIPDRPKEPSNLLGGVQRALQEELWGGEHRDPRWGAH from the exons GGGGACAGCCCCGGCACAGCCTGCACCTCACCGCCCTGGTGCAGCTGGTGAAGGAGATCCCAGAGTTCTTGTTTGGGGAAGTCAAGGGCTCTATGGACAGCCCCGAGAGCGAGAGCCGGGGAGCCAGCCTGGATGGAGAGAGAGCGAGCCCCGAGG CTGTGGCAAGAGAGCCTTGCCCTCTCCGAGGCCTGCTCAGCTGCCTTCCAGATGGCCCTGCCGGCCAGCCCCGCCTGGCCGCCACGCCCACCGACAGCTTGTGCTCCAGTGGCCCAACTGGTGACGGGGTCCAGGGAAGTCCTCTCCCCATCA AAACTGGCGACAAACCATGGCCTACAAGGAAGGAAGACCCAGGAGCCCCGGGAGCCCCGGGCGGGGAGCCCAGCCCTCCCACCCTTAGCCTCAGCAGGAGGAAGAGCCACAGAGAACAGGAGAGAGGGACCTCGGAGGCCG GAATTTCTCCTGGGAACAGCCCCTTGCAAGGCCTCATCAACTGTCTGAAGGAAATCCTCGTGCCTGGGCCCCAGCACCCCGAGACATCCCCAAGCTTCCTGCCGCCTCTCCCCAGCTTGGGCACGTCCAGGCTCACCAGAACAGACCTGGGGTCTGGGAGCCCGCCCTGGGCAG TGAAGACCGAGGCAGCTTCAGGGGATTGTCCCCTCCAGGGTCTGCTAAACTGTCTGAAGGAGCTCCCCGAGGCCCAGGACAGGCATCCCAGTCCCTCGGGAGTGGGGAACCCACGGCTGCAGGAGAATCCAGGGGCCTGGAAAAGGGGTTCTGGAG GGCCTGGACACCTCCTGACCCCTCCTCCCCGTCCTGGTCTTGGAGCTGGCAGCCTGCTCTCTGTGAAGATGGAGAACAGCTGGGTCCAGAGCCCCCCAGGACCCGCATCCTGTCAGCCTGGCAGGCAGCCCCTCAGTCCCTCAGCCACTGGAGACATCAGAGGGGTCCCCCAACCCAGCTGGGGCCCTGAGGCTCAAG CTGCCAGTGCCTCAAGCTCACCGCTGGAAGCCCTGGAAGCCTGTCTGAAGGGCATTCCCCCAAGTGGGTCGTCACCTTCCCAGCTGCCGGCCACTTCTTGTTCCCAGAACCCCCAGCCAGGAGACTCTGGGTCTCAGAGGCCTGAACTGCAGCCCCACAGATCACACAGTGAAG AAGTGACCAGAGAGCCTGTTGTGCCTCTGAGCCTGCAGGGCTGTGTGAGAGATGGCCCCACCCGGCCCCCAGCCCCCCGAGGAACCCCCACCAGCTTCTCCTCATCCAGCAGCACTGACTGGGACCTGGATTTTGGGAGCCCTGTGGGGAACCAGGGGCAGCAGCCTGGAAAAG GAACCCCGCCAGGAAGCTCCCCACTGCAGGGTCTGGAGAACTGTCTCAAGGAGATACCTGTGCCTGTGCTGCGGCCTGCCTGGCCCTGCTCCTCAGCAGCAGACAGGGGACCGAGGAGAGTGGAGCCCAGGAACTGGACAGCAGACAAGGAAG GACTGAGGGCCGAGGCCTGGGAGTCAGCCCGTCTTGGGCACGGTAGGGGAGAAGTGCCCACCCGGAGCCTCCGTCTGGTCAGCCCACAGGTGTTCACTTCCAGCTGCGTCCCCGCCTGCCACCAGCGGGGGCTCAAAGACCCTGGGGCCACCAGGCCAGGAGTGTGGAGGTGGCTCCCAGAGG GGCCTGCCCCCAAGCCCTCCCCGCTGCACTGCCTGGAGAGCGCCCTGAGGGGGATCTTGCCTGTACGGCCCTTGCGCTTCGCCTGTGTGgcaggccccagccccagccccagccccggcTCCAGCTCGAGCTTCAGCGGCTCTGAAGGAGAAGACCCGAGGCCAGAGCCCGAGCTCTGGAGGCCGCTCCTCCAGG AGAGGGACCGCCTTCCCAGCTGTAAGCCTCCTGTCCCTCTGTCTCCATGTCCTGGTGGGACCCCTGCTGGAAGCAGTGGCAGCAGCCCTGGTGAAGACCCCAGGAGAACAGAGCCCAGATACTGCAGCGGCCTTGGTGCAG GTACAGCTGGGGATCCCTGCCCTGTTTCTCGGCTGGAGAAAAGGCCCAGGGTTAGTGAAGCATCCAGAGGCCTGGAGCTTGGACATGGAAGACCCAGAGTTGCAG CCAAGATCCATGGGAGGCTGCTCCCCCAGGTCCCGCCTGAGCCACCCCGTGAGTCTCCACCTCCGGAGCTGCCCCCTCAGGAAGCCGCGCCTCTCGTATTGCCAGCCTCCTCCCCGCAGCCGCCGTGCCACTGTGGGAAGCCCCTGCAACAGGAGCTGCACAGCCTCGGTGCTGCCCTCGCAGAGAAGCTGGATCGCCTCGCCACGGCGCTGGCAGGCCTGGCTCAGGAAGTGGCCACCATGAGGACCCAGGTGAATCGGCTGGGGAGGCGTCCCCAAGGCCCTGGGCCAATGGGCCAACCTTCCTGGATGTGGACCCTCCCACGGGGACCTCGCTGGGCTCATGGCTCTGGTCACAGACACCTGCCCTACTGGAGGCAAAAGGGACCCACAAGGCCTAAACCAAAGATCCTGCGTGGCCAGGGAGAGGGCTGCAGGGCGGGTGACCCGCCAGGACTCTCCAGAGGGACCGCTCGCCGGGCACCTCCGCTGCCTCCAGACGCTCCCCCAGcagaacctcctgggctccactgCAGCTCTTCCCAGCAGCTGCTGTCCTCCGCACCCAGCTGCCACGCTGCGCCGCCTGCGCACCCCCTCCTCGGACATACCGGGGGCCACCAGAGCCCCCTTCCCCCTTTACTGCCTGCTGCCTTACCTCTGCAGGGAGCCTCTCCTCCTGCAGCCAGTGCAGATGCAGACGTGCCGACCTCGGGAGTGGCACCAGCAGGGATCCCAGACCGGCCTAAGGAGCCGAGCAACCTGCTGGGAGGAGTGCAGAGGGCACTCCAGGAAGAACTGTGGGGTGGGGAGCACAGGGACCCGAGGTGGGGGGCGCATTGA
- the KRBA1 gene encoding protein KRBA1 isoform X5 — MRENYETLVSVGTAELLPLSAFLSPSESGGAVVGGSHADEGQEPAGGGGPQWGQPRHSLHLTALVQLVKEIPEFLFGEVKGSMDSPESESRGASLDGERASPEAAVAREPCPLRGLLSCLPDGPAGQPRLAATPTDSLCSSGPTGDGVQGSPLPIKTGDKPWPTRKEDPGAPGAPGGEPSPPTLSLSRRKSHREQERGTSEAGISPGNSPLQGLINCLKEILVPGPQHPETSPSFLPPLPSLGTSRLTRTDLGSGSPPWAVKTEAASGDCPLQGLLNCLKELPEAQDRHPSPSGVGNPRLQENPGAWKRGSGGPGHLLTPPPRPGLGAGSLLSVKMENSWVQSPPGPASCQPGRQPLSPSATGDIRGVPQPSWGPEAQAASASSSPLEALEACLKGIPPSGSSPSQLPATSCSQNPQPGDSGSQRPELQPHRSHSEEVTREPVVPLSLQGCVRDGPTRPPAPRGTPTSFSSSSSTDWDLDFGSPVGNQGQQPGKGTPPGSSPLQGLENCLKEIPVPVLRPAWPCSSAADRGPRRVEPRNWTADKEGLRAEAWESARLGHGRGEVPTRSLRLVSPQVFTSSCVPACHQRGLKDPGATRPGVWRWLPEGPAPKPSPLHCLESALRGILPVRPLRFACVAGPSPSPSPGSSSSFSGSEGEDPRPEPELWRPLLQERDRLPSCKPPVPLSPCPGGTPAGSSGSSPGEDPRRTEPRYCSGLGAGTAGDPCPVSRLEKRPRVSEASRGLELGHGRPRVAAKIHGRLLPQVPPEPPRESPPPELPPQEAAPLVLPASSPQPPCHCGKPLQQELHSLGAALAEKLDRLATALAGLAQEVATMRTQVNRLGRRPQGPGPMGQPSWMWTLPRGPRWAHGSGHRHLPYWRQKGPTRPKPKILRGQGEGCRAGDPPGLSRGTARRAPPLPPDAPPAEPPGLHCSSSQQLLSSAPSCHAAPPAHPLLGHTGGHQSPLPPLLPAALPLQGASPPAASADADVPTSGVAPAGIPDRPKEPSNLLGGVQRALQEELWGGEHRDPRWGAH; from the exons GGGGACAGCCCCGGCACAGCCTGCACCTCACCGCCCTGGTGCAGCTGGTGAAGGAGATCCCAGAGTTCTTGTTTGGGGAAGTCAAGGGCTCTATGGACAGCCCCGAGAGCGAGAGCCGGGGAGCCAGCCTGGATGGAGAGAGAGCGAGCCCCGAGG CAGCTGTGGCAAGAGAGCCTTGCCCTCTCCGAGGCCTGCTCAGCTGCCTTCCAGATGGCCCTGCCGGCCAGCCCCGCCTGGCCGCCACGCCCACCGACAGCTTGTGCTCCAGTGGCCCAACTGGTGACGGGGTCCAGGGAAGTCCTCTCCCCATCA AAACTGGCGACAAACCATGGCCTACAAGGAAGGAAGACCCAGGAGCCCCGGGAGCCCCGGGCGGGGAGCCCAGCCCTCCCACCCTTAGCCTCAGCAGGAGGAAGAGCCACAGAGAACAGGAGAGAGGGACCTCGGAGGCCG GAATTTCTCCTGGGAACAGCCCCTTGCAAGGCCTCATCAACTGTCTGAAGGAAATCCTCGTGCCTGGGCCCCAGCACCCCGAGACATCCCCAAGCTTCCTGCCGCCTCTCCCCAGCTTGGGCACGTCCAGGCTCACCAGAACAGACCTGGGGTCTGGGAGCCCGCCCTGGGCAG TGAAGACCGAGGCAGCTTCAGGGGATTGTCCCCTCCAGGGTCTGCTAAACTGTCTGAAGGAGCTCCCCGAGGCCCAGGACAGGCATCCCAGTCCCTCGGGAGTGGGGAACCCACGGCTGCAGGAGAATCCAGGGGCCTGGAAAAGGGGTTCTGGAG GGCCTGGACACCTCCTGACCCCTCCTCCCCGTCCTGGTCTTGGAGCTGGCAGCCTGCTCTCTGTGAAGATGGAGAACAGCTGGGTCCAGAGCCCCCCAGGACCCGCATCCTGTCAGCCTGGCAGGCAGCCCCTCAGTCCCTCAGCCACTGGAGACATCAGAGGGGTCCCCCAACCCAGCTGGGGCCCTGAGGCTCAAG CTGCCAGTGCCTCAAGCTCACCGCTGGAAGCCCTGGAAGCCTGTCTGAAGGGCATTCCCCCAAGTGGGTCGTCACCTTCCCAGCTGCCGGCCACTTCTTGTTCCCAGAACCCCCAGCCAGGAGACTCTGGGTCTCAGAGGCCTGAACTGCAGCCCCACAGATCACACAGTGAAG AAGTGACCAGAGAGCCTGTTGTGCCTCTGAGCCTGCAGGGCTGTGTGAGAGATGGCCCCACCCGGCCCCCAGCCCCCCGAGGAACCCCCACCAGCTTCTCCTCATCCAGCAGCACTGACTGGGACCTGGATTTTGGGAGCCCTGTGGGGAACCAGGGGCAGCAGCCTGGAAAAG GAACCCCGCCAGGAAGCTCCCCACTGCAGGGTCTGGAGAACTGTCTCAAGGAGATACCTGTGCCTGTGCTGCGGCCTGCCTGGCCCTGCTCCTCAGCAGCAGACAGGGGACCGAGGAGAGTGGAGCCCAGGAACTGGACAGCAGACAAGGAAG GACTGAGGGCCGAGGCCTGGGAGTCAGCCCGTCTTGGGCACGGTAGGGGAGAAGTGCCCACCCGGAGCCTCCGTCTGGTCAGCCCACAGGTGTTCACTTCCAGCTGCGTCCCCGCCTGCCACCAGCGGGGGCTCAAAGACCCTGGGGCCACCAGGCCAGGAGTGTGGAGGTGGCTCCCAGAGG GGCCTGCCCCCAAGCCCTCCCCGCTGCACTGCCTGGAGAGCGCCCTGAGGGGGATCTTGCCTGTACGGCCCTTGCGCTTCGCCTGTGTGgcaggccccagccccagccccagccccggcTCCAGCTCGAGCTTCAGCGGCTCTGAAGGAGAAGACCCGAGGCCAGAGCCCGAGCTCTGGAGGCCGCTCCTCCAGG AGAGGGACCGCCTTCCCAGCTGTAAGCCTCCTGTCCCTCTGTCTCCATGTCCTGGTGGGACCCCTGCTGGAAGCAGTGGCAGCAGCCCTGGTGAAGACCCCAGGAGAACAGAGCCCAGATACTGCAGCGGCCTTGGTGCAG GTACAGCTGGGGATCCCTGCCCTGTTTCTCGGCTGGAGAAAAGGCCCAGGGTTAGTGAAGCATCCAGAGGCCTGGAGCTTGGACATGGAAGACCCAGAGTTGCAG CCAAGATCCATGGGAGGCTGCTCCCCCAGGTCCCGCCTGAGCCACCCCGTGAGTCTCCACCTCCGGAGCTGCCCCCTCAGGAAGCCGCGCCTCTCGTATTGCCAGCCTCCTCCCCGCAGCCGCCGTGCCACTGTGGGAAGCCCCTGCAACAGGAGCTGCACAGCCTCGGTGCTGCCCTCGCAGAGAAGCTGGATCGCCTCGCCACGGCGCTGGCAGGCCTGGCTCAGGAAGTGGCCACCATGAGGACCCAGGTGAATCGGCTGGGGAGGCGTCCCCAAGGCCCTGGGCCAATGGGCCAACCTTCCTGGATGTGGACCCTCCCACGGGGACCTCGCTGGGCTCATGGCTCTGGTCACAGACACCTGCCCTACTGGAGGCAAAAGGGACCCACAAGGCCTAAACCAAAGATCCTGCGTGGCCAGGGAGAGGGCTGCAGGGCGGGTGACCCGCCAGGACTCTCCAGAGGGACCGCTCGCCGGGCACCTCCGCTGCCTCCAGACGCTCCCCCAGcagaacctcctgggctccactgCAGCTCTTCCCAGCAGCTGCTGTCCTCCGCACCCAGCTGCCACGCTGCGCCGCCTGCGCACCCCCTCCTCGGACATACCGGGGGCCACCAGAGCCCCCTTCCCCCTTTACTGCCTGCTGCCTTACCTCTGCAGGGAGCCTCTCCTCCTGCAGCCAGTGCAGATGCAGACGTGCCGACCTCGGGAGTGGCACCAGCAGGGATCCCAGACCGGCCTAAGGAGCCGAGCAACCTGCTGGGAGGAGTGCAGAGGGCACTCCAGGAAGAACTGTGGGGTGGGGAGCACAGGGACCCGAGGTGGGGGGCGCATTGA
- the KRBA1 gene encoding protein KRBA1 isoform X16 — translation MRENYETLVSVGTAELLPLSAFLSPSESGGAVVGGSHADEGQEPAGGGGPQWGQPRHSLHLTALVQLVKEIPEFLFGEVKGSMDSPESESRGASLDGERASPEAAVAREPCPLRGLLSCLPDGPAGQPRLAATPTDSLCSSGPTGDGVQGSPLPIKTGDKPWPTRKEDPGAPGAPGGEPSPPTLSLSRRKSHREQERGTSEAGISPGNSPLQGLINCLKEILVPGPQHPETSPSFLPPLPSLGTSRLTRTDLGSGSPPWAVKTEAASGDCPLQGLLNCLKELPEAQDRHPSPSGVGNPRLQENPGAWKRGSGGPGHLLTPPPRPGLGAGSLLSVKMENSWVQSPPGPASCQPGRQPLSPSATGDIRGVPQPSWGPEAQAASASSSPLEALEACLKGIPPSGSSPSQLPATSCSQNPQPGDSGSQRPELQPHRSHSEEVTREPVVPLSLQGCVRDGPTRPPAPRGTPTSFSSSSSTDWDLDFGSPVGNQGQQPGKGTPPGSSPLQGLENCLKEIPVPVLRPAWPCSSAADRGPRRVEPRNWTADKEGPAPKPSPLHCLESALRGILPVRPLRFACVAGPSPSPSPGSSSSFSGSEGEDPRPEPELWRPLLQERDRLPSCKPPVPLSPCPGGTPAGSSGSSPGEDPRRTEPRYCSGLGAGTAGDPCPVSRLEKRPRVSEASRGLELGHGRPRVAAKIHGRLLPQVPPEPPRESPPPELPPQEAAPLVLPASSPQPPCHCGKPLQQELHSLGAALAEKLDRLATALAGLAQEVATMRTQVNRLGRRPQGPGPMGQPSWMWTLPRGPRWAHGSGHRHLPYWRQKGPTRPKPKILRGQGEGCRAGDPPGLSRGTARRAPPLPPDAPPAEPPGLHCSSSQQLLSSAPSCHAAPPAHPLLGHTGGHQSPLPPLLPAALPLQGASPPAASADADVPTSGVAPAGIPDRPKEPSNLLGGVQRALQEELWGGEHRDPRWGAH, via the exons GGGGACAGCCCCGGCACAGCCTGCACCTCACCGCCCTGGTGCAGCTGGTGAAGGAGATCCCAGAGTTCTTGTTTGGGGAAGTCAAGGGCTCTATGGACAGCCCCGAGAGCGAGAGCCGGGGAGCCAGCCTGGATGGAGAGAGAGCGAGCCCCGAGG CAGCTGTGGCAAGAGAGCCTTGCCCTCTCCGAGGCCTGCTCAGCTGCCTTCCAGATGGCCCTGCCGGCCAGCCCCGCCTGGCCGCCACGCCCACCGACAGCTTGTGCTCCAGTGGCCCAACTGGTGACGGGGTCCAGGGAAGTCCTCTCCCCATCA AAACTGGCGACAAACCATGGCCTACAAGGAAGGAAGACCCAGGAGCCCCGGGAGCCCCGGGCGGGGAGCCCAGCCCTCCCACCCTTAGCCTCAGCAGGAGGAAGAGCCACAGAGAACAGGAGAGAGGGACCTCGGAGGCCG GAATTTCTCCTGGGAACAGCCCCTTGCAAGGCCTCATCAACTGTCTGAAGGAAATCCTCGTGCCTGGGCCCCAGCACCCCGAGACATCCCCAAGCTTCCTGCCGCCTCTCCCCAGCTTGGGCACGTCCAGGCTCACCAGAACAGACCTGGGGTCTGGGAGCCCGCCCTGGGCAG TGAAGACCGAGGCAGCTTCAGGGGATTGTCCCCTCCAGGGTCTGCTAAACTGTCTGAAGGAGCTCCCCGAGGCCCAGGACAGGCATCCCAGTCCCTCGGGAGTGGGGAACCCACGGCTGCAGGAGAATCCAGGGGCCTGGAAAAGGGGTTCTGGAG GGCCTGGACACCTCCTGACCCCTCCTCCCCGTCCTGGTCTTGGAGCTGGCAGCCTGCTCTCTGTGAAGATGGAGAACAGCTGGGTCCAGAGCCCCCCAGGACCCGCATCCTGTCAGCCTGGCAGGCAGCCCCTCAGTCCCTCAGCCACTGGAGACATCAGAGGGGTCCCCCAACCCAGCTGGGGCCCTGAGGCTCAAG CTGCCAGTGCCTCAAGCTCACCGCTGGAAGCCCTGGAAGCCTGTCTGAAGGGCATTCCCCCAAGTGGGTCGTCACCTTCCCAGCTGCCGGCCACTTCTTGTTCCCAGAACCCCCAGCCAGGAGACTCTGGGTCTCAGAGGCCTGAACTGCAGCCCCACAGATCACACAGTGAAG AAGTGACCAGAGAGCCTGTTGTGCCTCTGAGCCTGCAGGGCTGTGTGAGAGATGGCCCCACCCGGCCCCCAGCCCCCCGAGGAACCCCCACCAGCTTCTCCTCATCCAGCAGCACTGACTGGGACCTGGATTTTGGGAGCCCTGTGGGGAACCAGGGGCAGCAGCCTGGAAAAG GAACCCCGCCAGGAAGCTCCCCACTGCAGGGTCTGGAGAACTGTCTCAAGGAGATACCTGTGCCTGTGCTGCGGCCTGCCTGGCCCTGCTCCTCAGCAGCAGACAGGGGACCGAGGAGAGTGGAGCCCAGGAACTGGACAGCAGACAAGGAAG GGCCTGCCCCCAAGCCCTCCCCGCTGCACTGCCTGGAGAGCGCCCTGAGGGGGATCTTGCCTGTACGGCCCTTGCGCTTCGCCTGTGTGgcaggccccagccccagccccagccccggcTCCAGCTCGAGCTTCAGCGGCTCTGAAGGAGAAGACCCGAGGCCAGAGCCCGAGCTCTGGAGGCCGCTCCTCCAGG AGAGGGACCGCCTTCCCAGCTGTAAGCCTCCTGTCCCTCTGTCTCCATGTCCTGGTGGGACCCCTGCTGGAAGCAGTGGCAGCAGCCCTGGTGAAGACCCCAGGAGAACAGAGCCCAGATACTGCAGCGGCCTTGGTGCAG GTACAGCTGGGGATCCCTGCCCTGTTTCTCGGCTGGAGAAAAGGCCCAGGGTTAGTGAAGCATCCAGAGGCCTGGAGCTTGGACATGGAAGACCCAGAGTTGCAG CCAAGATCCATGGGAGGCTGCTCCCCCAGGTCCCGCCTGAGCCACCCCGTGAGTCTCCACCTCCGGAGCTGCCCCCTCAGGAAGCCGCGCCTCTCGTATTGCCAGCCTCCTCCCCGCAGCCGCCGTGCCACTGTGGGAAGCCCCTGCAACAGGAGCTGCACAGCCTCGGTGCTGCCCTCGCAGAGAAGCTGGATCGCCTCGCCACGGCGCTGGCAGGCCTGGCTCAGGAAGTGGCCACCATGAGGACCCAGGTGAATCGGCTGGGGAGGCGTCCCCAAGGCCCTGGGCCAATGGGCCAACCTTCCTGGATGTGGACCCTCCCACGGGGACCTCGCTGGGCTCATGGCTCTGGTCACAGACACCTGCCCTACTGGAGGCAAAAGGGACCCACAAGGCCTAAACCAAAGATCCTGCGTGGCCAGGGAGAGGGCTGCAGGGCGGGTGACCCGCCAGGACTCTCCAGAGGGACCGCTCGCCGGGCACCTCCGCTGCCTCCAGACGCTCCCCCAGcagaacctcctgggctccactgCAGCTCTTCCCAGCAGCTGCTGTCCTCCGCACCCAGCTGCCACGCTGCGCCGCCTGCGCACCCCCTCCTCGGACATACCGGGGGCCACCAGAGCCCCCTTCCCCCTTTACTGCCTGCTGCCTTACCTCTGCAGGGAGCCTCTCCTCCTGCAGCCAGTGCAGATGCAGACGTGCCGACCTCGGGAGTGGCACCAGCAGGGATCCCAGACCGGCCTAAGGAGCCGAGCAACCTGCTGGGAGGAGTGCAGAGGGCACTCCAGGAAGAACTGTGGGGTGGGGAGCACAGGGACCCGAGGTGGGGGGCGCATTGA